A stretch of Phoenix dactylifera cultivar Barhee BC4 chromosome 16, palm_55x_up_171113_PBpolish2nd_filt_p, whole genome shotgun sequence DNA encodes these proteins:
- the LOC103709826 gene encoding ribosome-binding ATPase YchF isoform X1 — translation MAVARVLNSAFLGFTRSPSSVSSYTSCSSPLLLQWQWRRLYSSGSRLSMTLKAGIVGLPNVGKSTLFNAVVENGKAQAANFPFCTIEPNVGIVAVPDPRLNVLAELSKSQRVVPASIEFVDIAGLVKGASQGEGLGNKFLSHIREVDSILQVVRCFEDNDVIHVNGKVDPKSDIDVINLELVFADLDQIDKRLEKLRKGKAKDSQSKLKEEAEKSALEKIQKTLMDGRPARSVPLTDFENDSIRHLCLLTMKPVIYVANVAESDLAEPNSNHHVREVINLASDLQSGLVTVSAQVESELIELPMEERTEYLKSLGVNESGLGNLIRATYELLGLRTYFTSGEKETKAWTILAGMTAPQAAGVIHSDFEKGFIRAETVAYDDFVAAGSLAAAREKGLLRSEGKDYAVQEGDVMLFRFNV, via the exons ATGGCGGTGGCTAGGGTTTTGAACTCCGCTTTCCTAGGGTTTACGAGGAGCCCCTCCTCCGTGTCATCGTACACGTCttgctcctctcctcttctcctacAATGGCAATGGCGGCGGCTCTACTCCTCGGGCTCGAGGCTCAGCATGACCCTCAAGGCCGGCATCGTCGGCCTCCCCAACGTCGGCAAGTCCACCCTCTTTAATGCCGTC GTTGAGAATGGAAAAGCTCAGGCCGCGAATTTTCCTTTCTGTACGATAGAGCCGAATGTTGGCATTGTTGCTGTCCCAGATCCACGACTGAATGTGCTTGCTGAGCTCAGCAAATCTCAAAGAGTCGTCCCAGCATCTATAGAGTTTGTTGATATTGCCGGTCTTGTCAAAGGAGCCAGTCAAGGAGAG GGATTGGGGAATAAATTTCTTTCACACATCCGTGAAGTGGATTCCATCCTTCAG GTTGTACGCTGCTTTGAGGATAACGATGTCATCCATGTGAATGGGAAAGTTGATCCAAAATCAGATATTGATGTCATCAACTTAGAACTAGTTTTTGCAGATCTTGACCAG ATAGACAAACGACTTGAGAAGCTTAGAAAAGGCAAAGCAAAAGACTCACAGTCGAAACTGAAG GAGGAAGCAGAGAAGTCAGCTttggagaaaattcagaagacaCTGATGGATGGAAGACCTGCTCGATCTGTTCCACTAACAGACTTCGAAAATGATTCCATACGTCATCTCTGCTTACTGACCATGAAACCTGTTATATATGTAGCTAATGTGGCTGAGTCTGATCTTGCGGAACCCAATAGCAATCATCATGTCAGGGAAGTGATAAATCTTGCATCAGACTTGCAATCTGGTCTGGTAACAGTATCAGCACAG GTTGAATCTGAGCTTATTGAACTTCCAATGGAAGAGAGAACCGAGTATTTAAAATCTCTTGGAGTAAATGAAAGTGGACTGGGAAATTTGATAAGGGCAACATATGAACTTTTGGGTTTGCGAACTTACTTTACATCTGGAGAGAAG GAAACAAAAGCATGGACAATACTTGCCG GCATGACAGCACCTCAAGCTGCTGGAGTTATCCATTCAGACTTTGAGAAAGGCTTCATTCGAGCAGAGACT GTTGCTTATGATGATTTTGTTGCAGCTGGTTCTCTGGCAGCAGCAAGGGAGAAAGGACTT TTGAGGTCCGAGGGAAAAGATTATGCCGTGCAGGAAGGAGACGTGATGCTTTTCCGGTTCAACGTATAA
- the LOC103709826 gene encoding ribosome-binding ATPase YchF isoform X2 gives MAVARVLNSAFLGFTRSPSSVSSYTSCSSPLLLQWQWRRLYSSGSRLSMTLKAGIVGLPNVGKSTLFNAVGLGNKFLSHIREVDSILQVVRCFEDNDVIHVNGKVDPKSDIDVINLELVFADLDQIDKRLEKLRKGKAKDSQSKLKEEAEKSALEKIQKTLMDGRPARSVPLTDFENDSIRHLCLLTMKPVIYVANVAESDLAEPNSNHHVREVINLASDLQSGLVTVSAQVESELIELPMEERTEYLKSLGVNESGLGNLIRATYELLGLRTYFTSGEKETKAWTILAGMTAPQAAGVIHSDFEKGFIRAETVAYDDFVAAGSLAAAREKGLLRSEGKDYAVQEGDVMLFRFNV, from the exons ATGGCGGTGGCTAGGGTTTTGAACTCCGCTTTCCTAGGGTTTACGAGGAGCCCCTCCTCCGTGTCATCGTACACGTCttgctcctctcctcttctcctacAATGGCAATGGCGGCGGCTCTACTCCTCGGGCTCGAGGCTCAGCATGACCCTCAAGGCCGGCATCGTCGGCCTCCCCAACGTCGGCAAGTCCACCCTCTTTAATGCCGTC GGATTGGGGAATAAATTTCTTTCACACATCCGTGAAGTGGATTCCATCCTTCAG GTTGTACGCTGCTTTGAGGATAACGATGTCATCCATGTGAATGGGAAAGTTGATCCAAAATCAGATATTGATGTCATCAACTTAGAACTAGTTTTTGCAGATCTTGACCAG ATAGACAAACGACTTGAGAAGCTTAGAAAAGGCAAAGCAAAAGACTCACAGTCGAAACTGAAG GAGGAAGCAGAGAAGTCAGCTttggagaaaattcagaagacaCTGATGGATGGAAGACCTGCTCGATCTGTTCCACTAACAGACTTCGAAAATGATTCCATACGTCATCTCTGCTTACTGACCATGAAACCTGTTATATATGTAGCTAATGTGGCTGAGTCTGATCTTGCGGAACCCAATAGCAATCATCATGTCAGGGAAGTGATAAATCTTGCATCAGACTTGCAATCTGGTCTGGTAACAGTATCAGCACAG GTTGAATCTGAGCTTATTGAACTTCCAATGGAAGAGAGAACCGAGTATTTAAAATCTCTTGGAGTAAATGAAAGTGGACTGGGAAATTTGATAAGGGCAACATATGAACTTTTGGGTTTGCGAACTTACTTTACATCTGGAGAGAAG GAAACAAAAGCATGGACAATACTTGCCG GCATGACAGCACCTCAAGCTGCTGGAGTTATCCATTCAGACTTTGAGAAAGGCTTCATTCGAGCAGAGACT GTTGCTTATGATGATTTTGTTGCAGCTGGTTCTCTGGCAGCAGCAAGGGAGAAAGGACTT TTGAGGTCCGAGGGAAAAGATTATGCCGTGCAGGAAGGAGACGTGATGCTTTTCCGGTTCAACGTATAA
- the LOC103709827 gene encoding auxin-responsive protein SAUR78, with product MKKMNLLLRKCRSLSRLGRSSSYSSLRSKSTRDEDLCEGVTTDDDEVVVFVGRSRRRYMISSKHLKHPLMSALIDRSKHNAMDKISVKCEVVIFDHLLWMLENADPEMVGDGASLEELAQLYVY from the coding sequence atgaagaagatgaatttGCTGCTGAGGAAGTGCAGGAGCCTCTCCAGGTTAGGGAGGTCTTCATCTTATAGTAGTTTGAGGTCCAAATCCACTAGAGATGAGGACCTATGCGAAGGTGTCACGACCGACGATGATGAGGTGGTGGTGTTCGTCGGGAGATCAAGGCGGCGGTACATGATAAGCTCGAAGCACTTGAAACATCCGTTGATGAGTGCGCTCATCGACCGGTCGAAGCATAATGCCATGGACAAGATATCAGTCAAATGCGAGGTCGTGATCTTCGACCACCTCTTGTGGATGTTGGAGAATGCTGATCCGGAGATGGTCGGAGATGGTGCTTCATTGGAGGAATTAGCTCAGCTGTATGTGTATTGA